The following are encoded together in the Sparus aurata chromosome 1, fSpaAur1.1, whole genome shotgun sequence genome:
- the chchd10 gene encoding coiled-coil-helix-coiled-coil-helix domain-containing protein 10, mitochondrial isoform X2 produces MARGSRSRPSAAPSPAPSHAPAPAPPPPAALAMAPAQSQGPGLMAQMATTAAGVAVGSAVGHVVGSALTGAFSGGSSSSEPAKPTYQEPPRPAPAQSGPCHFEVKQFLDCATNQNDLSLCEGFSEALKQCKYSHGVTSLV; encoded by the exons ATGGCCCGAGGAAGCCGCAGCCGTCCCTCAGCAGCACCCAG CCCAGCTCCATCCCATGCTCCGGCCCCTGCTCCCCCACCTCCAGCTGCCCTGGCCATGGCTCCAGCTCAGTCCCAGGGGCCAGGCCTCATGGCCCAGATGGCTACCACAGCTGCTGGGGTGGCAGTAGGCTCAGCTGTGGGCCATGTCGTTGGTAGCGCCCTCACTGGAGCGTTTAGTGGGGGCAGCAGCAGTTCAGAGCCAGCCAAGCCTACGTACCAG GAGCCACCTCGGCCTGCTCCAGCCCAGTCAGGCCCCTGTCATTTTGAGGTCAAACAGTTTCTGGACTGTGCCACCAACCAGAATGACCTGAGTTTATGTGAGGGCTTCAGTGAGGCACTCAAACAGTGCAAGTACTCCCACG gagtgacatcactggtgtAA
- the ddt gene encoding D-dopachrome decarboxylase, translating into MPFIDFQSNLPASSFPEDFVVRLSSCAAAALGKPEDRMNVVVKPGVQMLIGGSCSPCAMLSVSAIGVTDTADKNKEHSAKIFEFLTKELHLTEDRIVIQFHALQPHQVGKKGTVMSFL; encoded by the exons ATGCCTTTCATTGACTTCCAGAGTAATTTGCCGGCCAGCTCTTTCCCGGAGGATTTCGTGGTGAGGCTGAGCTCCTGCGCCGCGGCCGCTCTCGGAAAACCAGAGGAC aGGATGAACGTGGTGGTGAAGCCTGGGGTGCAGATGCTCATAGGTGGATCTTGCTCTCCGTGTGCGATGCTGTCAGTGTCTGCCATCGGTGTGACTGACACTGCCGACAAGAACAAGGAGCACAGTGCCAAGATCTTTGAGTTTCTGACCAAAGAACTACAtctgactgaagacag GATTGTTATTCAGTTCCATGCACTGCAGCCTCACCAGGTTGGGAAGAAGGGAACCGTCATGAGTTTCCTGTGA
- the chchd10 gene encoding coiled-coil-helix-coiled-coil-helix domain-containing protein 10, mitochondrial isoform X1, with amino-acid sequence MARGSRSRPSAAPSPAPSHAPAPAPPPPAALAMAPAQSQGPGLMAQMATTAAGVAVGSAVGHVVGSALTGAFSGGSSSSEPAKPTYQEPPRPAPAQSGPCHFEVKQFLDCATNQNDLSLCEGFSEALKQCKYSHDSGTLVSK; translated from the exons ATGGCCCGAGGAAGCCGCAGCCGTCCCTCAGCAGCACCCAG CCCAGCTCCATCCCATGCTCCGGCCCCTGCTCCCCCACCTCCAGCTGCCCTGGCCATGGCTCCAGCTCAGTCCCAGGGGCCAGGCCTCATGGCCCAGATGGCTACCACAGCTGCTGGGGTGGCAGTAGGCTCAGCTGTGGGCCATGTCGTTGGTAGCGCCCTCACTGGAGCGTTTAGTGGGGGCAGCAGCAGTTCAGAGCCAGCCAAGCCTACGTACCAG GAGCCACCTCGGCCTGCTCCAGCCCAGTCAGGCCCCTGTCATTTTGAGGTCAAACAGTTTCTGGACTGTGCCACCAACCAGAATGACCTGAGTTTATGTGAGGGCTTCAGTGAGGCACTCAAACAGTGCAAGTACTCCCACG ACTCTGGGACGTTGGTTTCCAAATGA